One Castanea sativa cultivar Marrone di Chiusa Pesio chromosome 4, ASM4071231v1 DNA window includes the following coding sequences:
- the LOC142630703 gene encoding uncharacterized protein LOC142630703, translating to MKPNWELKNCCNHDQVVFLITVSVCAVVILALWRTFLLKPFKLVTVFLHEASHAVACKLTCGHVEGIKVNVDEGGTTQTRGGVYWLILPAGYLGSSFWGMVLILASTNLLTARIAAGCFLAALLVVLFVAKNWTLRGLCIGFILFLGVIWALQETTKVRILRYIILFIGVMNSLFSVYDIYDDLISRRVHSSDAEKFAEVCPCCNGVGWGIIWGLISLLFLCGAMYLGLVILS from the exons ATGAAGCCCAATTGGGAGCTTAAGAATTGCTGCAACCATGATCAAGTTGTGTTTCTCATCACTGTCTCTGTCTGCGCTGTTGTCATACTAGcg TTGTGGAGAACATTTTTGCTGAAACCATTCAAGCTAGTCACTGTATTTCTTCATGAAGCGAGTCATGCTGTTGCGTGTAAACTTACTTGTGGCCAT GTAGAAGGGATCAAGGTTAATGTAGATGAAGGTGGAACCACACAGACACGTGGTGGAGTTTACTGGTTAATCTTGCCGGCTGGAT ATCTTGGTTCATCCTTCTGGGGAATGGTCTTGATACTTGCATCCACAAATCTTCTTACTGCAAGAATAGCTGCCGGATGTTTTCTTGCTGCACTTCTTGTTGTACTTTTTGTAGCTAAAAAT TGGACTCTTCGAGGACTCTGTATTG GGTTTATACTTTTCCTTGGTGTAATTTGGGCTCTACAAGAAACAACAAAAGTTCGTATACTGCGGTACATCATTCTGTTCATTG GTGTTATGAACAGCTTGTTTTCAGTTTATG ACATATATGATGATCTAATATCCCGTAGAGTTCACTCTAGTGATGCCGAAAAATTTGCTGAAGTGTGTCCTTGCTGTAATGGTGTTGGATGGGGCATTATTTG GGGGTTGATatctcttttgtttctttgtggAGCCATGTACCTTGGTCTTGTGATTTTGTCTTGA
- the LOC142631263 gene encoding small ribosomal subunit protein eS7z-like: MYSARRKISKAEDASLTDMEELVTEALFDLEHTNQELQSDLKDLYIDSAAPIDVGDRKTVVVHTPYRLRKAFRKIHVRLVRELEKKFSGKNVILIATRRTLRPPKKGSAVQRPRNRTLTAVHEAMLEDIVLPAEIVGKRVRYRHDGSKIMKVFLDPKERNNTEYKLDSFAAVYKKLSGKDVVFEYQVTEA; this comes from the exons ATGTATTCTGCAAGGAGGAAGATCAGTAAAGCTGAGGATGCTTCTCTCACTGACATGGAAGAGTTGGTTACAGAG GCACTCTTTGATTTGGAACATACCAACCAGGAGCTGCAAAGTGACCTGAAGGATCTCTATATTGACTCTGCAGC TCCAATCGATGTTGGGGACAGAAAGACTGTTGTTGTCCATACTCCCTATAGATTGAGGAAAGCCTTCCGCAAGATTCATGTTAGGCTTGTAAGAGAGCTTGAGAAGAAGTTCAGCGGAAAG AATGTGATCCTTATTGCCACCCGGAGGACATTGAGGCCACCAAAGAAAGGTTCTGCTGTTCAACGACCTCGCAACCGCACACTCACTGCTGTGCACGAGGCAATGCTGGAGGATATTGTATTGCCTGCTGAGATTGTTGGGAAGCGTGTCAGATATAGACATGATGGATCCAAGATAATGAAG GTTTTCTTGGATCCTAAAGAACGAAACAACACTGAGTACAAGCTGGATTCCTTTGCTGCAGTTTACAAGAAGCTCTCTGGCAAAGATGTTGTGTTTGAGTATCAAGTAACAGAGGCCTAG
- the LOC142630748 gene encoding transcription factor WER-like, whose amino-acid sequence MSTCSKSISSSSEDDSELRRGPWTLEEDSLLIHYIAHNGEGRWNLLAKRSGLRRTGKSCRLRWLNYLKPDVKRGNLSPQEQLLILELHCKWGNRWSKIAQHLPGRTDNEIKNYWRTRVQKQARHLKIDTNSIAFQDIIRNYWMPRLIQKIEESSSSGVLFQNSAIPQPLDSAYQHSVTTAPAQVVMQGPLCLSETIQSLDHHEQNPESESMNVLQIPQFSECPTSQFHAKVNNDDGTFVKDYYYAANNSYDVEAFNLESISPLENFEDSSSKSHVVENNWANNDFSGSMWNMDGLWQIRN is encoded by the exons ATGTCTACCTGTAGTAAGAGCATAAGTAGTTCAAGTGAAGATGACAGTGAACTGCGGAGAGGACCATGGACTCTTGAAGAAGACTCTCTGCTCATTCACTACATTGCACATAACGGTGAGGGCCGTTGGAATTTGCTAGCAAAACGTTCAG GATTGAGGAGAACTGGCAAGAGCTGCAGACTGAGATGGTTAAATTATCTAAAACCAGATGTAAAGCGTGGAAATCTTAGCCCACAAGAACAGCTTTTGATTCTTGAACTCCACTGCAAATGGGGTAATAG GTGGTCAAAGATCGCACAACATCTACCAGGAAGAACGGACAATGAAATCAAGAATTATTGGAGAACTCGGGTGCAGAAACAAGCTCGGCATCTTAAGATTGATACCAATAGCATAGCATTTCAAGATATTATTAGGAACTATTGGATGCCGAGGTTGATTCAAAAGATAGAAGAGTCATCTTCTTCAGGGGTGTTATTTCAAAACTCAGCAATCCCTCAGCCTCTTGATAGTGCCTATCAACATTCAGTAACAACAGCACCTGCACAAGTTGTGATGCAGGGACCTCTTTGTTTGAGTGAAACAATACAAAGTTTGGATCACCATGAGCAGAATCCAGAGTCAGAATCAATGAATGTATTACAAATCCCTCAATTTTCAGAATGTCCAACAAGTCAATTCCATGCTAAAGTCAACAATGACGATGGCACATTTGTAAAGGATTATTACTATGCTGCCAACAATAGCTATGATGTGGAAGCCTTCAACTTGGAAAGTATTTCACCACTGGAGAATTTTGAAGATTCAAGTAGCAAATCCCATGTTGTAGAAAATAACTGGGCTAATAATGACTTTTCAGGTAGCATGTGGAACATGGATGGGCTATGGCAAATAAGGAACTAG